A genomic window from Streptomyces brevispora includes:
- a CDS encoding ABC transporter substrate-binding protein produces the protein MRQPSVISRRTAAAAAVLVVVAGAAACGPEAGSKGGDGGSGAAGAPKKGGTLTVLNSAPQEDFDPARLYTSGGGNVPSLVFRTLTTRNREDGAAGSKVVPDLATDLGRPSKNATVWTYTLKDDLKYEDGTAITSADIKYGIERSFAAELSGGAPYLRDWLIGGAGYQGPYKDKKGLDSIETPDAKTIVFHLNKPEGEFPFLATQTQTTPVPKAKDTGTKYEEHPLSSGPYKVVTNEGDGERLVLERNTYWSPATDEERKAYPDRIDVRSGLDSAVINQRLSASQGADAAAVTTDTNLGPAELAKVSGDKKLAARVGTGHFGYTNYIAFNPKVKPFDNPKVRQAISFAVDRSSVINAAGGSSLAVPATTFLPDQESFGYTPYDAFPAGESGNAAKARELLKEAGYPNGLTVTLTHNNDKNFATSPEIATALQEALKKAGITVKLRGLESNAYSDTVYNVRTEPGFFLAGWGADWPSGGPFFAPIFDGRQIVKAGYNFNSGRLNDPAVNKEIDEINKLTDLNAAAKRWGALDKKVGERALTVPLFHPVYKRLYGESVKNVVISDWTGVLDISQVAVK, from the coding sequence CCGAGGCCGGCAGCAAGGGCGGCGACGGCGGCTCCGGCGCGGCGGGCGCCCCCAAGAAGGGCGGCACGCTCACCGTCCTGAACAGCGCCCCGCAGGAGGACTTCGACCCCGCCCGGCTCTACACCTCCGGCGGCGGCAACGTCCCCTCGCTCGTCTTCCGCACGCTCACCACCCGCAACCGGGAGGACGGTGCGGCCGGCTCGAAGGTCGTCCCCGACCTGGCGACCGACCTGGGCAGACCCAGCAAGAACGCCACCGTCTGGACGTACACGCTCAAGGACGACCTCAAGTACGAGGACGGCACCGCGATCACGAGCGCCGACATCAAGTACGGCATCGAGCGCTCCTTCGCGGCCGAGCTCTCCGGCGGCGCGCCCTACCTGCGCGACTGGCTGATCGGCGGGGCCGGCTACCAGGGCCCGTACAAGGACAAGAAGGGCCTCGACTCGATCGAGACACCCGACGCGAAGACGATCGTCTTCCACCTCAACAAGCCCGAGGGCGAGTTCCCCTTCCTGGCCACCCAGACCCAGACCACTCCCGTGCCGAAGGCCAAGGACACCGGCACGAAGTACGAGGAGCACCCGCTCTCCTCCGGCCCGTACAAGGTCGTCACGAACGAGGGCGACGGCGAGCGGCTCGTCCTGGAGCGCAACACCTACTGGTCGCCCGCCACCGACGAGGAGCGCAAGGCCTACCCCGACCGGATCGACGTCCGCTCCGGGCTCGACTCCGCCGTCATCAACCAGCGGCTGTCCGCCTCGCAGGGCGCCGACGCCGCGGCCGTCACCACCGACACCAACCTCGGCCCGGCCGAGCTCGCCAAGGTCAGCGGCGACAAGAAGCTCGCCGCCCGGGTCGGAACCGGCCACTTCGGCTACACGAACTACATCGCCTTCAACCCGAAGGTGAAGCCGTTCGACAACCCGAAGGTGCGCCAGGCGATCTCCTTCGCCGTCGACCGCAGCTCCGTCATCAACGCCGCGGGCGGCTCCTCGCTCGCCGTGCCCGCCACCACCTTCCTGCCGGACCAGGAGTCCTTCGGCTACACGCCGTACGACGCGTTCCCGGCCGGCGAGTCCGGCAACGCGGCCAAGGCCAGGGAACTGCTGAAGGAAGCCGGCTACCCCAACGGCCTGACCGTCACCCTCACGCACAACAACGACAAGAACTTCGCCACCAGCCCGGAGATCGCCACCGCCCTCCAGGAGGCGCTGAAAAAGGCCGGCATCACCGTCAAGCTCCGCGGCCTGGAGTCCAACGCGTACTCGGACACCGTCTACAACGTGAGGACCGAGCCCGGTTTCTTCCTCGCCGGCTGGGGCGCCGACTGGCCCTCCGGCGGCCCGTTCTTCGCCCCGATCTTCGACGGACGCCAGATCGTCAAGGCCGGGTACAACTTCAACTCCGGCCGGCTGAACGACCCCGCGGTCAACAAGGAGATCGACGAGATCAACAAGCTGACCGACCTGAACGCCGCCGCGAAGCGCTGGGGCGCGCTCGACAAGAAGGTCGGTGAGCGGGCGCTGACCGTGCCGCTGTTCCACCCGGTCTACAAGCGCCTGTACGGCGAGTCCGTCAAGAACGTCGTGATCAGCGACTGGACCGGCGTGCTCGACATCTCGCAGGTCGCGGTCAAGTAG
- a CDS encoding ABC transporter permease, with amino-acid sequence MAEALLVKEAGAVAAPASGAHPFWRRLRTRRSALVAAAVVTLLVLTALAAPLLAGIEGQDPTTYHPSLVDSATGGVPLGSFGGISAEHWLGVEPLTGRDLFARVVYGARVSLGVALGATLLQVVIGVVIGLAAGLGNRFVDQAFSRLTDVMVALPVMVAALGALAVVPAGFPRPVLIALLVGLVGWTHISKIVRAKTLALKSLDHVAAARLSGWGSWQIARRELLPALAAPVITYAVLLFPANIVVEAALSFLGVGIKPPTPSWGQMLSDAGTWYQAAPTYLLIPALLLFVTVLALTVLGEGVRTALDPRAASRLRIGTGAKKEAGA; translated from the coding sequence ATGGCCGAAGCACTGCTGGTCAAGGAGGCGGGGGCCGTCGCGGCCCCCGCCTCCGGGGCCCATCCGTTCTGGCGCCGGCTGCGCACCCGGCGCTCGGCGCTCGTGGCCGCCGCCGTCGTCACCCTGCTCGTCCTGACCGCGCTCGCCGCGCCGCTGCTCGCGGGCATCGAGGGCCAGGACCCCACCACGTACCACCCGTCTCTCGTCGACTCCGCCACCGGCGGGGTGCCGCTCGGCTCCTTCGGCGGGATCAGCGCCGAGCACTGGCTCGGCGTCGAACCGCTCACCGGACGCGACCTGTTCGCCCGCGTCGTGTACGGCGCCCGGGTCTCGCTCGGCGTCGCGCTCGGCGCGACCCTGCTCCAGGTGGTCATCGGCGTCGTCATCGGCCTCGCCGCCGGTCTCGGCAACCGCTTCGTCGACCAGGCGTTCAGCCGCCTCACCGATGTCATGGTCGCTCTGCCGGTCATGGTGGCGGCCCTCGGCGCACTCGCCGTCGTCCCGGCCGGATTCCCGCGCCCGGTGCTGATCGCGCTGCTCGTCGGCCTGGTCGGCTGGACCCACATCTCGAAGATCGTGCGCGCCAAGACCCTCGCCCTGAAATCCCTCGACCACGTCGCGGCCGCCCGGCTCAGCGGCTGGGGCTCCTGGCAGATCGCCCGGCGTGAGCTGCTGCCCGCGCTGGCGGCGCCCGTCATCACGTACGCCGTACTGCTCTTCCCCGCCAACATCGTCGTCGAGGCCGCTCTGTCCTTCCTCGGCGTCGGCATCAAGCCTCCCACCCCGTCCTGGGGGCAGATGCTCAGCGACGCCGGCACCTGGTACCAGGCGGCGCCCACGTATCTGCTGATCCCGGCCCTGCTGCTCTTCGTCACCGTGCTGGCGCTCACCGTCCTCGGCGAGGGCGTGCGCACCGCGCTCGACCCGCGCGCCGCCTCCCGGCTGCGGATCGGCACCGGAGCCAAGAAGGAGGCCGGAGCATGA
- a CDS encoding ABC transporter permease: MRWFLLRRLGGALFVLLALSVVVYAAFYVAPGNVAQIACGPRCSPAQVAQVSEQLRLGDPVYVQYAHFLQSLVAGRDYSTGTGVVHCQAPCLGLSYQSGQQVTQLIVAKLPATVSLAVGAFVLWMVLGVGTGLLSVWRRGRATERVLTGITLAGMATPVFVIGLLLIIICVTTLQILPFPDYVPFTEDPEQWAWNLLLPWISLALVSAAPYARMTRASMLETLAEDHVRTFRAYGVSERVIVGRHALRGALAPVIALGALDVGSMFGGAVLTESLFGIPGVGRELVAAVRNVDLPVVVGLVLVTGFFVVLANAVADILQAMADRRVVLS, translated from the coding sequence ATGAGGTGGTTCCTGCTGCGACGACTCGGCGGGGCGCTCTTCGTCCTGCTCGCCCTCAGCGTCGTCGTCTACGCGGCCTTCTACGTGGCACCGGGCAACGTCGCACAGATCGCCTGCGGCCCGCGCTGCTCGCCCGCGCAGGTCGCCCAGGTCAGCGAACAACTGCGGCTCGGCGACCCGGTGTACGTGCAGTACGCGCACTTCCTCCAGAGCCTGGTCGCCGGCCGCGACTACTCCACCGGAACCGGCGTGGTGCACTGCCAGGCCCCCTGCCTGGGACTCTCGTACCAGAGCGGCCAGCAGGTCACCCAGCTGATCGTCGCCAAGCTGCCCGCCACCGTCTCGCTCGCCGTCGGCGCCTTCGTGCTGTGGATGGTGCTCGGCGTCGGCACCGGCCTGCTCTCGGTGTGGCGGCGCGGCCGCGCCACCGAGCGCGTCCTCACCGGGATCACCCTGGCCGGCATGGCCACGCCGGTCTTCGTGATCGGCCTGCTGCTGATCATCATCTGCGTCACGACGCTCCAGATCCTGCCGTTCCCGGACTACGTGCCGTTCACCGAGGACCCGGAGCAGTGGGCCTGGAACCTGCTGCTGCCGTGGATCTCCCTGGCCCTCGTCTCCGCGGCCCCGTACGCCCGGATGACCCGGGCCTCGATGCTGGAGACGCTTGCCGAGGACCATGTCCGCACCTTCAGGGCGTACGGGGTCAGCGAGCGGGTGATCGTCGGACGGCACGCGCTGCGCGGCGCACTCGCCCCGGTGATCGCGCTCGGCGCACTGGACGTCGGCTCGATGTTCGGTGGCGCCGTGCTCACCGAGTCCCTCTTCGGGATTCCGGGGGTCGGCCGCGAACTCGTCGCAGCCGTAAGGAACGTGGACCTCCCGGTCGTCGTCGGTCTGGTGCTCGTCACCGGGTTCTTCGTCGTCCTTGCCAATGCCGTCGCGGACATCCTGCAGGCGATGGCCGACCGACGGGTGGTGCTGTCATGA
- a CDS encoding dipeptide ABC transporter ATP-binding protein: protein MSLVEVTDLSISFGDVQAVSGLSFSLEAGGALGIVGESGSGKSASAYALLGLHRGTGARVGGSVRVAGVDVQTADDAELRGLRGAKAAMVFQDPLSSLDPYYAVGAQIAQVHRVHNRVSRRAARARAVEVLDRVGIPDAARRSRSRPHEFSGGMRQRALIAMALACEPQLLIADEPTTALDVTVQAQILDLLHDLRRETGMGLLLVTHDVGVAAESVDEVLVMRSGLAVERGPVAQVLGAPREPYTKALMSAVPRIAAEPGGPAATTGRVVPDEAEVLIEADGVRQVFGRGKSALAAVDGVSLTVRHGETLGIVGESGSGKTTLGRMLVGLLEPTSGRLSRVDPVQMVFQDPVSSLNPRRSVGESVADPLRARGQRDEGVIRARVQDLLERVGLDPEQYDRYPHEFSGGQRQRVGIARALAAEPRLIVCDEAVSALDVTTQAQVTALLAELQQELGLALVFIAHDLAVVRQVSDRVAVMRHGRIVEEGTVEQVYGDPRDPYTKQLLAAVPALDPARAAVRRAARAEPVAG, encoded by the coding sequence ATGAGTCTGGTCGAGGTCACCGATCTCTCGATCTCGTTCGGCGACGTACAGGCGGTGAGCGGACTGTCGTTCTCGCTGGAGGCGGGCGGTGCGCTCGGCATCGTCGGCGAGTCCGGCTCCGGCAAGAGCGCGTCGGCGTACGCCCTGCTCGGACTGCACCGGGGCACCGGCGCCAGGGTCGGCGGCTCCGTCCGGGTGGCCGGTGTGGACGTCCAGACGGCCGACGACGCCGAACTGCGCGGACTGCGGGGGGCGAAGGCCGCGATGGTCTTCCAGGACCCGCTGTCCTCGCTGGACCCGTACTACGCCGTCGGCGCCCAGATCGCCCAGGTCCACCGGGTCCACAACCGAGTCTCCCGGCGGGCGGCGCGGGCCAGGGCCGTCGAGGTGCTGGACCGGGTCGGCATTCCCGACGCGGCACGCCGCTCCCGGTCCCGGCCGCACGAGTTCTCCGGCGGGATGCGGCAACGGGCGCTGATCGCGATGGCACTGGCCTGCGAGCCGCAGCTGCTGATCGCCGACGAGCCGACCACCGCGCTCGACGTCACCGTCCAGGCCCAGATCCTCGACCTGCTGCACGATCTGCGCCGGGAGACGGGCATGGGGCTGCTGCTGGTCACCCACGACGTGGGCGTGGCGGCGGAGTCGGTGGACGAGGTGCTGGTCATGCGCTCCGGTCTCGCGGTGGAACGGGGGCCGGTGGCGCAGGTCCTCGGCGCGCCGCGCGAGCCGTACACGAAGGCGCTGATGTCCGCGGTGCCGCGCATCGCTGCGGAGCCGGGCGGCCCGGCCGCCACGACCGGACGCGTGGTCCCCGATGAGGCCGAGGTGCTCATCGAGGCCGACGGAGTGCGGCAGGTCTTCGGCCGGGGGAAGTCCGCCCTGGCCGCCGTCGACGGGGTCTCCCTCACCGTTCGGCACGGCGAGACGCTCGGCATCGTCGGGGAGAGCGGCAGCGGCAAGACCACCCTCGGGCGGATGCTCGTCGGCCTGCTGGAGCCCACCTCCGGCCGGCTGAGCCGGGTGGACCCGGTGCAGATGGTCTTCCAGGACCCGGTCTCCTCGCTCAACCCGCGCCGCTCCGTCGGCGAGTCCGTCGCCGACCCACTGCGGGCGCGCGGGCAGCGCGACGAGGGCGTCATCAGGGCGCGCGTACAGGATCTGCTGGAGCGCGTCGGGCTCGACCCGGAGCAGTACGACCGCTATCCGCACGAGTTCAGCGGCGGACAGCGCCAGCGTGTAGGGATCGCGCGGGCGCTGGCCGCCGAACCGAGGCTGATCGTCTGCGACGAGGCGGTCTCCGCTCTCGACGTGACGACCCAGGCCCAGGTGACCGCGCTGCTGGCCGAGCTCCAGCAGGAACTGGGGCTCGCGCTGGTCTTCATCGCGCACGACCTCGCCGTCGTACGCCAGGTCAGCGACCGGGTCGCCGTCATGCGCCACGGCCGGATCGTCGAGGAGGGCACCGTGGAGCAGGTGTACGGAGATCCCCGTGACCCGTACACCAAACAGCTCCTGGCGGCCGTTCCGGCGCTCGATCCGGCACGCGCGGCGGTCCGCCGCGCAGCACGCGCGGAGCCGGTCGCAGGCTGA